Below is a window of Undibacterium sp. YM2 DNA.
GTCGCTTCTTCACCGACATTCTTGCCACGCACAGTCGCTTTCAATTGCGCGCCATTGACACTGATGGTTGCGGTGTCGCCATTGCGCTGGACTACCTTGCCTTTGAGCTTGTTATTGCTGCCCATGAATTCAGCTGTGAACAAGGTGTCCGGCGTTTCATACATGCTTTGTGGTGTGCCCTGCTGTTCTATGACACCGTTGTTCAATAACAGGATACGGTCAGAGATTGCCATCGCCTCACCCTGGTCATGCGTGACCATCAGAGCCGACAGATTCAACCTGACGATCAGTTCACGCAAGAAGGCACGTGCTTCTTCACGCAGCTTGGCATCGAGATTGGACAGCGGTTCATCCAGCAGGATGACCGGCGGGTTATATACCAGTGCCCGCGCAATCGCCACGCGCTGTTGCTGGCCACCTGACAGTTGATGCGGGAAACGCTCACCCAGATGACCCAGCCCCAACTGGCCCAATACATCCTTGACCTTGTCACTGATTTCGCTGCTGCCCAGCTTGCGCAACTTCAGGCCGTAGGCGACATTGTCGAATACGGTCTTGTGTGGCCACAGGGCATAGGACTGGAATACCAGACCCAGGTTGCGCTGTTCTGCAGGTACTTCCAGGCCTTTGCTGCCATCAAAAATGGCGCGTTCACCCAGGGTGATGGTGCCGGTCTTCGGTGATTCCAGCCCAGCTACGGCGCGCAGCAGTGTGGTTTTGCCGCTACCCGAAGGGCCCAGCAGGGCGACCACTTCGCCACGCTGCAAATTCATCGACACCCCTTTGAGGATGGGGTTGGCAGTCGCACCGGAACCGTATTCCAGGGTCAGATCTTTTACGCTTAATTCAGACATAGTGTGCTCTCGTATAATTTTTTAGGGCTATGTAATGTTTTTGTTCTTGCCGCGCTATCAATGGCTGGTTTAGTGGCTGGCTCAGTGACTCAGTTTCACGCCAAAGCGCAGGGCCAGACCCAGACCTATGGCAACCAGGGTGATATTGATGAAGGACAACGCCGCCACCAGATCGACAGAACCACCCGCCCACAACGAAACGATAAGCGCACCTATGACCTCAGTACCCGGTGACAGCAGATACACGCCAGTTGAATATTCACGCTCAAAAATCAGGAAGACCATGAGCCAGGCACCGAGCAAACCAAACTTGACGAGGGGCAGGGTTACGTCCCGTGTGACCTGGCCACGGCTGGCACCAACAGCACGCGCCGCTTCTTCGAGTTCAGGGCCAACTTGCAGCAAAGCGGTGGAAATCAAGCGCAAGCCATAGGCCATCCATACGACGGAATAGGCTATCCATACCGAGAAGATGGTCGAACGCAGAGCGCGCATTTGCGGGATGACATTTTCTATGAGCCAGACGCAGAAGGCATTATCGAATCCCTTAAGACCACCTTCGAGCCAGCTGGGCACGAACAGGAACACCCACAGGAAAGAAAGAC
It encodes the following:
- a CDS encoding ABC transporter ATP-binding protein; this translates as MSELSVKDLTLEYGSGATANPILKGVSMNLQRGEVVALLGPSGSGKTTLLRAVAGLESPKTGTITLGERAIFDGSKGLEVPAEQRNLGLVFQSYALWPHKTVFDNVAYGLKLRKLGSSEISDKVKDVLGQLGLGHLGERFPHQLSGGQQQRVAIARALVYNPPVILLDEPLSNLDAKLREEARAFLRELIVRLNLSALMVTHDQGEAMAISDRILLLNNGVIEQQGTPQSMYETPDTLFTAEFMGSNNKLKGKVVQRNGDTATISVNGAQLKATVRGKNVGEEATAIIRLEKVKITDSQSDNAIKLPLTTCMYLGDRWECLFGHAEDGLRAYSPFKLNPGEYYLQLDADKLWLY